In one Pseudomonas sp. SCA2728.1_7 genomic region, the following are encoded:
- a CDS encoding outer membrane protein assembly factor BamE: MQNTKLLLTSFTFVGLLALAGCSFPGVYKIDIQQGNVVTQDMIDQLRPGMTRPQVRFIMGNPLLVDTFHADRWDYLYSLQPGGGERQQERVSVIFNSNDQLVSLSGDFMPGVSRDEAILGKDSGTTVSAPAENAEKPTPEKPVKPGSLLDQIQKDVDGVETVPVPTPEPLDTSPQ; the protein is encoded by the coding sequence ATGCAAAACACCAAGCTCTTGCTAACCAGTTTCACCTTTGTGGGACTGCTCGCACTCGCCGGTTGTTCATTCCCCGGGGTTTACAAAATCGACATCCAGCAGGGCAATGTCGTCACGCAGGACATGATAGACCAGTTACGCCCGGGAATGACCCGGCCGCAAGTACGGTTTATCATGGGTAACCCTCTGCTTGTCGACACGTTCCATGCCGATCGCTGGGATTATCTGTACAGCCTGCAACCGGGTGGCGGTGAACGCCAACAGGAACGCGTCAGCGTTATTTTCAACTCAAACGACCAGCTTGTCAGCCTGTCCGGTGACTTTATGCCGGGCGTAAGCCGTGACGAAGCCATTCTCGGCAAGGACAGTGGCACGACCGTGTCCGCTCCTGCTGAAAACGCCGAGAAGCCAACACCGGAAAAACCGGTCAAGCCAGGTTCCTTGCTGGATCAGATCCAGAAGGACGTCGATGGTGTAGAAACCGTTCCGGTTCCAACACCAGAGCCGCTGGACACCTCGCCGCAATAA
- a CDS encoding RnfH family protein, protein MVESVIEIEVVYAAVDRQVLRSFSVNEGATVRAAVLASGIDSEFSELNLAECPLGIFGKVVADPDTRVIEAGERIEIYRPLLADPKEVRRLRAAKAAEAKARNA, encoded by the coding sequence ATGGTTGAGTCGGTGATCGAGATAGAGGTGGTATACGCGGCCGTGGATCGTCAGGTATTGCGCTCATTCAGCGTCAATGAAGGCGCGACGGTGCGGGCTGCGGTGCTTGCATCGGGTATCGATAGCGAGTTTTCTGAGTTGAATCTGGCGGAGTGTCCGTTGGGTATCTTCGGCAAAGTGGTGGCTGACCCGGATACGCGGGTGATTGAGGCAGGGGAGCGCATCGAGATTTATCGTCCATTGCTGGCCGATCCGAAAGAGGTACGACGCTTGCGGGCCGCCAAGGCTGCCGAAGCCAAAGCGCGAAACGCGTAA
- a CDS encoding type II toxin-antitoxin system RatA family toxin yields MTTHIQRSALLPYPAQFLYDLVNDVARYPEFLPWCSSAEVLESSPEHMRASVGVAKGGLSQHFVTRNTLVPGQSIEMNLEEGPFNQLHGVWVFKVLNEKACKISLDLSFDYAGPLVRATLGPLFNQAANTLVDAFCQRAKQMHG; encoded by the coding sequence ATGACGACACATATTCAACGATCGGCATTGCTGCCGTACCCGGCGCAATTTCTCTACGACCTGGTAAACGACGTAGCGCGTTACCCGGAATTTCTGCCGTGGTGCTCTTCGGCTGAAGTGCTGGAAAGCTCGCCGGAGCATATGCGCGCCAGTGTTGGCGTGGCCAAGGGCGGCCTCAGCCAGCATTTTGTGACGCGCAATACGCTGGTGCCAGGGCAGTCGATCGAGATGAACCTGGAAGAAGGTCCGTTCAATCAATTGCACGGCGTCTGGGTGTTCAAGGTGCTGAACGAGAAGGCCTGCAAGATCAGTCTGGATCTGTCGTTCGATTACGCCGGGCCGCTGGTGCGCGCGACGTTGGGGCCGCTGTTCAATCAGGCGGCCAATACGCTGGTGGACGCGTTCTGCCAGCGCGCCAAGCAGATGCATGGTTGA
- a CDS encoding sodium-dependent transporter: MSTDKVSVHGSWASRWVFILAATGSAVGLGSIWKFPYMVGVYGGGAFVLMFLACIALIGIPVMLAETLIGRRARQSPANALKVLALEAGHSGKWSWGAFAGMITALLILSFYSVVGGWSLDYIVDMGRGDFQGATADQVGAYFGNVISNPWRLTLWHTIFMLLSAFVIAKGVVAGLERSLRIMMPLLFVMILVLLGYSMTTGHFMEGVHFMFDFHPEKVLDGLLPAMGHAFFSLSVGVGSIMIYGAYMPKSSSLSGTVVGVALLDTFVSLVAGLALFPIVFAGGLNPSEGPGLMFVSLPFAFGNVAFGQLMGVVFFVLVAIAAWSSAISLLEPMVAYLVERTKVSRAWVTFWLAFICWFVGLGTVFSFNIWKEAKFFVNEGGMFHLYQWGAQSGLDFFGVIDFFTSRIMLPLGGLCFVLFAGWVMGREAVRDELSIRNPALFALSLFLMRYVAPIGIVVVFAAQLWK, from the coding sequence ATGTCGACAGACAAGGTTTCTGTCCACGGCAGTTGGGCTAGCCGCTGGGTATTCATACTCGCCGCGACCGGTTCGGCCGTGGGACTGGGTAGTATCTGGAAGTTCCCCTACATGGTCGGGGTCTACGGCGGCGGTGCGTTTGTACTGATGTTTCTGGCGTGCATCGCACTGATCGGCATCCCGGTCATGCTCGCTGAAACCCTGATCGGCCGGCGCGCCCGGCAAAGTCCGGCGAACGCCTTGAAGGTGCTGGCGCTGGAAGCCGGGCACTCGGGAAAATGGTCGTGGGGGGCATTTGCCGGGATGATCACGGCGTTGCTGATCCTGTCTTTCTATAGTGTGGTCGGCGGCTGGTCGCTGGATTACATCGTCGACATGGGCCGCGGTGATTTCCAGGGCGCCACGGCCGATCAGGTCGGTGCGTATTTCGGTAATGTCATCTCCAATCCATGGCGTCTGACACTTTGGCACACGATTTTCATGCTGCTGTCGGCCTTCGTCATCGCCAAAGGCGTGGTTGCCGGGCTTGAGCGCAGCCTGCGCATCATGATGCCGCTGCTGTTTGTGATGATCCTGGTATTGCTGGGTTACAGCATGACCACCGGGCATTTCATGGAAGGCGTGCATTTCATGTTCGACTTCCACCCGGAAAAAGTTCTCGACGGCCTGTTGCCAGCGATGGGGCACGCGTTCTTCTCGCTGAGCGTCGGTGTCGGCTCGATCATGATTTACGGCGCTTACATGCCGAAGAGTTCGTCGTTGTCGGGTACGGTTGTCGGTGTAGCGCTGCTGGATACATTTGTGTCGCTGGTCGCCGGTCTGGCCTTATTCCCGATTGTGTTTGCCGGTGGCCTGAATCCTAGTGAAGGGCCTGGCCTGATGTTCGTCAGCCTGCCATTTGCCTTTGGTAACGTGGCTTTCGGTCAGTTGATGGGCGTGGTGTTCTTTGTGCTGGTGGCGATTGCGGCATGGAGTTCGGCGATCTCGCTTCTGGAGCCGATGGTTGCCTATCTGGTTGAGCGCACGAAAGTCAGTCGCGCGTGGGTGACTTTCTGGCTGGCGTTCATCTGCTGGTTCGTTGGTCTGGGCACAGTGTTCTCCTTCAATATCTGGAAGGAGGCCAAGTTTTTCGTGAACGAAGGCGGGATGTTCCACCTCTACCAATGGGGGGCGCAGAGCGGTCTGGACTTCTTTGGCGTGATCGATTTCTTCACCTCGCGGATCATGTTGCCGCTCGGTGGCCTGTGTTTTGTATTGTTCGCCGGATGGGTGATGGGGCGTGAAGCGGTACGCGACGAGTTGTCGATCCGCAACCCGGCACTGTTCGCCCTATCCTTGTTTTTGATGCGCTACGTGGCGCCCATCGGCATTGTTGTAGTGTTTGCCGCTCAGCTCTGGAAGTAA
- the smpB gene encoding SsrA-binding protein SmpB has product MAKQKKHPTGTIAQNKKARHDYFIEHKFEAGLVLAGWEVKSLRASKLQLVDSYVLLKDGEAWLLGSHITPLMTASTHVIADPVRTRKLLLNRRELEKLAAMVQQKGYACVCLSWYWSKHMVKCEIALGKGKKEYDKRDTERERDAGRELQRAVRNKGKED; this is encoded by the coding sequence ATGGCTAAACAGAAGAAACACCCAACAGGGACCATCGCGCAGAACAAAAAGGCGCGACACGATTACTTCATCGAGCATAAGTTCGAGGCTGGTCTGGTCCTGGCCGGCTGGGAAGTAAAAAGTCTGCGGGCAAGCAAGCTACAGCTGGTCGACAGCTATGTCCTGCTCAAGGATGGCGAAGCGTGGTTGCTCGGCAGCCACATCACGCCTCTGATGACCGCAAGCACCCACGTCATCGCTGACCCGGTGCGCACACGCAAATTGCTGCTCAACCGCCGCGAGCTGGAAAAGCTTGCAGCGATGGTGCAGCAAAAGGGTTACGCCTGCGTCTGCCTGTCCTGGTACTGGAGCAAGCACATGGTCAAGTGCGAGATCGCTCTGGGCAAGGGCAAGAAGGAATACGACAAGCGTGACACCGAGCGCGAGCGCGATGCCGGCCGTGAGCTGCAGCGCGCAGTGCGCAACAAGGGCAAGGAAGATTAA